A portion of the Cryptomeria japonica chromosome 5, Sugi_1.0, whole genome shotgun sequence genome contains these proteins:
- the LOC131032232 gene encoding heavy metal-associated isoprenylated plant protein 23, translated as MGAMALIESLMEAATVRRTKKLKQFQTVELRVRMDCEGCERKVRKSLSNMKGVRSLEVDRKQFKVTVTGYVEANKVLKRVRRRTGKKAEMWPYKPYNLVYYPYASQVYDKKAPAGYVRNVDPTFPNPQRTDERYTSVFSDDNPNACSIM; from the exons ATGGGTGCCATGGCTCTTATAGAAAGCTTGATGGAAGCAGCAACTGTTCGCCGGACCAAGAAGCTCAAGCAGTTTCAG ACGGTAGAGTTGAGAGTTCGTATGGACTGCGAGGGGTGCGAAAGAAAAGTGAGGAAGTCGCTTTCAAATATGAAAG GCGTTAGATCGTTGGAAGTGGATCGAAAGCAATTCAAAGTAACGGTGACGGGGTACGTGGAGGCGAACAAGGTGTTAAAGAGGGTGAGGAGGAGGACTGGGAAAAAAGCAGAGATGTGGCCATACAAACCTTACAATCTGGTTTACTATCCATATGCTTCTCAGGTCTACGATAAAAAAGCTCCTGCCGGTTATGTAAGGAACGTGGACCCCACCTTCCCCAATCCGCAGAGAACTGATGAAAGATATACCTCTGTGTTCAGCGACGACAATCCAAACGCTTGTTCAATTATGTAG
- the LOC131032234 gene encoding heavy metal-associated isoprenylated plant protein 27 isoform X2 translates to MGVMALLESLKEAAATIRRPKKLKQFQTVELRVRMDCEGCERIVRKSVENMKGVTSVEVDRKQFKVTVTGYVDANKVLKRVRRKTGKKAEMWPYKPYNLVSQPYAPQVYDKKAPAGYVRNAEPTFPNPDKTEEKYTHVFSDDNPHACSIM, encoded by the exons ATGGGTGTCATGGCTCTTTTAGAAAGTTTGAAGGAGGCAGCAGCAACTATTCGCCGGCCCAAGAAACTTAAGCAATTTCAG ACGGTTGAGTTGAGAGTTCGTATGGACTGCGAGGGGTGCGAGAGAATAGTGAGGAAGTCGGTAGAAAATATGAAAG GCGTGACATCGGTGGAAGTGGATAGAAAGCAATTCAAAGTGACAGTAACGGGGTACGTGGATGCGAATAAGGTGTTGAAGAGGGTGAGAAGAAAAACGGGGAAAAAGGCAGAGATGTGGCCATACAAGCCCTACAATCTGGTTTCCCAACCATATGCTCCTCAAGTCTATGATAAAAAAGCTCCTGCCGGTTATGTAAGGAACGCGGAACCCACCTTCCCCAATCCTGACAAAACTGAGGAAAAATACACCCATGTCTTCAGCGACGACAATCCACACGCCTGTTCAATCATGTAG
- the LOC131032231 gene encoding heavy metal-associated isoprenylated plant protein 23 isoform X1, with product MGAMALIESLMEAATINRPKRLKQFQTVELRVRMDCEGCERKVRNSLENMKGVRSLEVDRKQFKVTVTGYVEANKVLKRVRRKTGEKAEIWPYKPYNLVYHPYAAQVYDKKAPAGYVRNVDPTFPNPQRSDQEQYTSAFSDDNPNACSIM from the exons ATGGGTGCTATGGCTCTTATAGAGAGCTTGATGGAGGCAGCAACTATTAACCGGCCCAAGAGACTTAAGCAATTTCAG ACAGTGGAGTTGAGAGTTCGTATGGACTGCGAGGGGTGCGAAAGGAAAGTGAGGAACTCGCTAGAAAATATGAAAG GCGTGAGATCGTTGGAAGTGGATCGAAAGCAATTCAAAGTGACAGTGACGGGTTACGTGGAGGCGAATAAGGTTTTGAAGAGGGTGAGAAGAAAGACGGGGGAAAAAGCAGAGATATGGCCATACAAGCCCTACAATCTGGTTTACCATCCATATGCTGCTCAGGTCTACGATAAAAAAGCTCCTGCTGGTTATGTAAGGAACGTGGACCCCACCTTCCCCAATCCGCAGAGAAGTGATCAGGAACAATACACCTCTGCCTTCAGCGACGACAATCCAAACGCTTGTTCAATTATGTAG
- the LOC131032234 gene encoding heavy metal-associated isoprenylated plant protein 27 isoform X1, whose product MGVMALLESLKEAAATIRRPKKLKQFQTVELRVRMDCEGCERIVRKSVENMKGVTSVEVDRKQFKVTVTGYVDANKVLKRVRRKTGKKAEMWPYKPYNLVSQPYAPQVYDKKAPAGYVRNAEPTFPNPDKTEEKYTHVFSDDNPHACSIISTMTREANSYIG is encoded by the exons ATGGGTGTCATGGCTCTTTTAGAAAGTTTGAAGGAGGCAGCAGCAACTATTCGCCGGCCCAAGAAACTTAAGCAATTTCAG ACGGTTGAGTTGAGAGTTCGTATGGACTGCGAGGGGTGCGAGAGAATAGTGAGGAAGTCGGTAGAAAATATGAAAG GCGTGACATCGGTGGAAGTGGATAGAAAGCAATTCAAAGTGACAGTAACGGGGTACGTGGATGCGAATAAGGTGTTGAAGAGGGTGAGAAGAAAAACGGGGAAAAAGGCAGAGATGTGGCCATACAAGCCCTACAATCTGGTTTCCCAACCATATGCTCCTCAAGTCTATGATAAAAAAGCTCCTGCCGGTTATGTAAGGAACGCGGAACCCACCTTCCCCAATCCTGACAAAACTGAGGAAAAATACACCCATGTCTTCAGCGACGACAATCCACACGCCTGTTCAATCAT CTCTACCATGACAAGGGAGGCAAACAGTTACATAGGATAA